AGAGCTGAGAATACtatggtggattatgggaatatcactgctagaTGATCTGAAAATTATGAACTAAGAAAAATGAGAagcttagtaaagattacagaggtgataagagcgtCATTACTTTTATGGTGTGGGCACGTGATGAGGATGGAGGGTGAGAATGGAGTGAGAAGGGCTCGAGAGGGATCTTTTAAGGGGGGAAGATCGAGAGGTAGGATGATAATTGGAtggtgaaataaggtgaaggatgatatggagagaagagctttggtggaagaggatacctttgatggatagattggttgattgatttgaggttttctggcatcaaatcaatcagtcaatttaTCTATCAAAGGTATCCCCGTCCACCAAACTtcctctttccatatcatccttcaccttatttcgccttCTATACGTAGGTTCAGTACTCTGATAAAAGGCATtgtagaggacgcatcaggcaactgaccccttaatgtagggataacggagggAAAGAAAAAGTTTAATAGGTTTTATATATGTTTCAACAATGTAGTGATAACCTCAGTATTCTCGATTCCTCTAagacttgtaattttcattatcttactgatcatttctttattattttctgaaGGCGTAATGTCTACTTTCTGTCAGTAACTtcaaaatattcaggaaaaaaaataagattttcttcgttgtatttttttctgataagTTTTTAGTCTCTTGCCTTTTTTACTTTAATACTAATGAAGCGTTAAATGTTTCCTGTTAAAtgcaaagagaataaaaaaaaagtataagtgtACTATAAATAGAAAACGTTAAGAATACTTAATCAACATTTCAAAATGCTCACATATCACATAAAATCGTTACCTTTGAAAGCTCTGGAAAAATGTGATTCGGAAAAATGATTCTTGATTCGGTAATATTTCATTTCTTTGCTATTCGTTGGAGTTCAAAGAAGCTTCGAAGACTGAGGGATAACATCCCTCGTTTGATCTTGAAAGTTAATTAAATTCCTTCCCTCTAAGACATCCTAATAATAATTGTGTTCCTTGCTGTCTTCATACTTTCAAATACAGAATGATAATAGAATACTACTTTTTTCCTGATATTCTAAAAATAGTTATAGTAAATCATATAAAGATGTTAAATACAGGTAACATTTCCCCAGTAATTttgtgtgtatttttcttttttctttttttagttcatGAAGCTTATTCCCTTAGAGTACGATGGCATGATTTTATTATCCCTTGAAGTTTCATGAAAAGTAGGATCATCCTTGTGATTACGCATTTCAGTGAGAGAtgctaaatatattttctatttcatgtcAGGGGATTGCAAGTGTCGCTTTAATAGCTTCTATTGGTTTTTTCTTCTTGAATTTTACAGAAATGGAACATATATTGTCTTGCAGATTGAATACACTTTAGTAAGAGTTAAATGTTCCTCATCTTCTTTTGGAAGGTTCTATTTAAATTATCATTGTTTATAAGCCTCCTCTTCAAGCATGATAAATTATATTACGCATTTTATTGAACATGATAAAAAATCATAACGGAGTTATTATTCTTTCTTGTAGGTTTGTCTTgcataaatagtttttttatattttattattattattattattattattattattatccttattattattattattattattattactagctaaactacagaccttgttggataagcaggatgctataagcctaagggctccaacaggaacaaatgcccagtgaggaaaggaaataaggaaaaaactacaagagaagtcataaacaatcaaaatgaaatattctaagaacagtaacaacattgaattagatttttcatatataaataataagaacttaaaaaaatcagagtaagagaaataagatagaaaagtttgcccaagtgtaccctcaggcaagagaaatctaccccaagacagtggaaaatcataGTACAAAGGCCACGGTACTGCACAAGATAAGAgaacaaattttttattttgatttctcaCACCTTtcgataatattcaaaattaaataattttagaaCAAAGCTTGAATATCTTAGAATTTATCAATGGGGACTATTTCTTCAATCCTGTTTCGTATTTCTAATTTAAATAAAGTAAAGAATATCGTATTATTTTTAATCTGCCTTAAACTTTATTCCAATTTCTGATGGTTGAataattagttttctttttcttttctatctaAGCATTTCTCACGTTTCATGGTAATTAGGTCAGAagacttatttctttgttttaaaagaaaaaatttcatatcTCATTTGTAATATGAATTCCTCTCGCTTGAGAAAAATCAGAATCAgtcttaaaatttagttttttcgtGAGAGAGTTTCATGAAGCTTGGAACTGAGATTTATCTCTTAAGCTAATCTAGATAATTCTacagttttatcaaaataaaagaagggTTTTTCAGTTTAAGGTGGTGTAAGATGGAAAACAAAACGGGAAAGGTGGAATGAAATGGATTACCAGTGTAATGTGTTGTCTCAATGCTTTGAATATAACAGGAAAAATCACTCCGCACCCACTTTACATTAGAGGCAAGAATTTTCATCATATTGGATCTTTTAACGGACATTAGGATCTAGAGCCTAACTTAATTCACAACTTTCAAGCTGACGTCAACGAGATGTAAAGATAAACCTTCCACATCCAGAGGTTAGAAAATAAAGAGCAAACGAGTGGAATAAATATCAGCATAATGAAAACTTTATCTGGTCAGGGGATTGGATTGTAAGTTTCCCTAAGATACTCAAAGGATGCCCTAACATCCCTTAGAATAACAAAGGCTCTTTTCCTCCGATCATTAAAATCGGCATCCTCATAAACCATCGAAGTCAGACTTCTCGTCTTAGCATCGTCTACCACACAGGTGTTGATTTCCATGTAACTTTTCAGGTAATCCAAAATCTGCACCACGCTCCTGAAAATATCGTTTAGTTGGCAGATAAACTTGTATTCCCTTACGCGGATCTGATCCAAAATAAGATTTTCAAGTGATACCAAACAGTGCTGCATTAGACCATACGATCTGGGTAGTTCTTCCATGTAAGGAAGTAAGGCAAATGGCAGTAGCCTGGATGGAGGCAGATAGGCGTCGTTTAGGCATCCTCTTGGGAATAAGGCGTCAGCTTCATTCCAGCTCCTGCTGATGAAATCTTGCGCCTGTAATATACAATAGTAAATAATACATTAGTAAATCATCGGTTGGAATATACACGATTAATAATACATTAGCAATTCATTGGTTTGAAATTTATATTCTATCATCCTGAATAAGAACATTGAGATATTCAtacgccaagggaatgtgttgtctcctattTTGCTTAGTCTCctcgtgaattttgtaatgcatagaacagttggtgatgttggagaaggattggactggaattctaacaggaaattagctgacctagagtatgctggtcaCACTGTCCTTATTAACAAAACACCAGCGGACTtaaaaagcttgcttaccagagttcatgaaatatcacatgaggttagactcaagataaacagaagaaagacagagatgatgagaacagaatatgtatttgaagatgaaataacattggaaggagaaaggattaatgagataagaTCATTTGAATAATTAGTAACTATGATATCTAAGACAAGATCTTCAAACTTTGAGTTTAACGAAAGAttaagaaaagcaaatcagacggtGGCGAGgttagataaaatttggaaatcaagtcgcctgaaatcactctatatatcagtttaatgagattggtattactgtatggacatgagtcgtggtatgaaaatgaaaccatatccaacagatttagtacatttgagaacaaagccctcagaagaatattgggagttaaacggcagggtAGGATTACAAAGGAAACTATTAGAGAAAATACTCAagaaccatatgtggatgagatcatactgaggggtagttggagagcatttgggcatgctctttacaatctccgagagagattagttcaccaaattttcaactagggtccacaaggcactaaaagagctggaagacccaggcctaaatggctgaggactatgaagcgtgaagtaggagatgatttaaAAGCGCAAaagatagacgactggtgaaatctaaccgaggccctttgcgtcaataggcgttggaggatatgatgatgatgatgatagttactTCATAATACTAGAATTATTAAGTTTAGATATCACTTTTCCTTATCTAAGAGATATTTGCCTTTCTTGATTACAATATTGTTATCGTTCCTGGCACAGTAAATAAATAGGCTTCGCATCTCTAGAGGATATTTTTCCACCCCAAGGTgatcctggctagtacaatggtaaagtgtttgcctagcattcgcttaACAGCAGATCAACCACCCACACACCCCCAGACCGTGAATTTAggctgtttactgtggaggccactgctgtggttaggcacgaCAGGGGGTGGGGGGagtttgcctggctgacgttctggtgatcatttattctgctgaaactggaactgaaaccagacacctttacctttaaatgcCTACATTCTATATTGACATTTCAGTCGTAATAGTTTCAAAGGAGTGCTCCTCCTCACAAGCGACCATGTAACGTCAGTTACATCTCCATCCTTCACTCATAATCAATTATTGCATTTCTCTAGCGAATACCAGCTTCAGCAGTCTCCTCCTATCTGTGTTCGTCCTGACATTTAGTCATTCGTTCATTGCGAGgtacgtttacacacacacacacacacacacacacatatgcatacgcaCACAGATTTCACCCTTTTGTTTTTGGTCGGGGCTGGGGAATGGGAGCACTTTaatggttaaagtttatttaggatATTCAGTTATCTATCATacttaataggaaatatttatatatatatatatatatatatatatatatacatatatgcatatatatatatatatatatatatatatatatatatatatatatatatatatatatatatatatatatatatatatgtctatgcatataacAAAAAACTATTTCACTAATCTCAGCAGTTTCTCTTCTCAGTTCACAACTAGCATTTGCAATCTAGCCATGATATTGCAAAACGCTTTTAAACTACATAATCTCAATCAACCATCCATGCAAGGATGGAATTAGACATCAGAACATTTCCTCAGGCGCTGACATAAGAATTCTCTGTAAACATCCTCTATTCTGGAAGCCCATAATCTTGTTCATGTATTCTTCGTGTGTACATTTAAACATTCATTTTTATTGCGAATATCTCTGttatacatattctataaaaaaaaaaaaaaaaaaaaaaaaaaaaaaaaaaaaaaaaaaacgtcgtttcatagtttatttgttgtTAATGTATTTAATATTGGTTCATGTCTTTACTTAtctgattattttctatttttccatttattttccacACTAAGCTGTATTCAATATTGGAGTTCTTAGGCGCGTTCTGCTTTTCTATCTATGGTTGCTAGTTGGTTTAGAAaaaatgatgttaatgataatgatgattatgataactataataataaagagaaaaggaacaagaacaagaagaattaAGAATGggatatctgtaaataattcagtattattattattatcattattattattattattattattactattattattattattattattattattattattattattattattattatattgatgcaAAAGGAGGCATATGTTTGCATTGTCTACAAAAGTAACAGAATTGATGTAAAAGAAAGATTCTAAacacaatatattttctttctttcataattTAAAAGCCTATGATACAAAAGCCACATGAAACAACTTGAATATCATTAAAAACACATGATAAATATTTATCATGAATACTACTGCCTACATATAAAAGCGATTTTAATGAAATACTAATTCCAGATTGTCACTCACGGACtgtaattaattttaattaaaagtgATAAGGAGAGAATATCACCTGGAAAATTAATCTGCATAAATATTTGTGTCAGATGTGGCCAAACGTATGACCCACTTTCATATCCTCTAAATTTACAAATGAATATGTCCGTAAAATTGGGTGATCTCGGGTTAGTAAGATATTGCCATGTGATCGCTCAATTACTCTGCATTGATCAGTCTGCTTGGGAGTAATTAATCCCAATTTTACACCATTAATGTTTTATTCAAAATCGAGTTGGTAAACTCATATCAGGCATCGTTCCAGGAAGCGTGTCTTTTATTccaaactagtgtatgcaacccgacaaaatgacagttaaatattaagatagatatgaacacatgcaaacgtacacacgaacacacacagatGTAACCCTTCCTACCCCCACCCCCTTTCCAAGCCACTACCCGTCTACCaactactcgagggacggggggagaccagtagttatacgtcggaaaaaataatatatatatatatatatatatatatatatatatatatacatatatactgtatatgtatatatatatatatatatatatatatatatatatatatatatatatatgtatatatatatatatatagatatatatatatatatatatatatatataattatatatatatatatatatatatatatatatatatatatatctatatatatatatatgtatatatatatatatatatatatatatatatatatatacatatatatatatatatatactgtatatatatatatatatatatatatatatatatatttatatatatatatatatatatatatatatatatatatatatccagatacttactATTTATCATATGGAGGAGATTAGATTACATATTCTGTTCCAGGCCTGAACTTTCGTAATACTACGGCTGATAATATACTATATCTCCTCTTGTACTTGTCATCCATCTATTACGTCAAAAGAGTGTAGCTGTATTGATTGTAATAATATTCATGTTCCTTTTTGAATTTACCATTGAAATCCCATTTGTTAACGAGAATTAAGAATGGAGATCTATTATGCATGAATCCATCATTTCGTCCATcaacctttttttatttcaatatatatctttatgcaacatcatttcatatatatatatatatatatatatatatatatatatatatatatatatatatatatatatatatatatatatatttatatatatatatatatatatatactgtatatatatatatatatatatatatatatatatatatatatatagatatatatatatatatatatatatatatatatatatatatatatatatatatatatatatatatgtgtgcgtgtgggtatatatataaatatatatatatatatatatatatatatatatatatatatatatatatatatatatatgtgtgtgtgtgtatatatatatatatatatatatatatatatatatatatgtatatatatgtgtgggtatatatatatatatatatatatatatatatatatatgtgtgtgtgtgtgtatatatatatatatatatatgtgtgtgtgtgtatatatatatatatatatatatatatatatatatatatatgtgtatatatatatatatatatatatatatatatatatatgtatatatatatatatatatatatatatatatatatatatatatatatatatatgtgtgtgtgtgtatatatatatatatatatatatatatatatatatatatatatatatatatatatatatatatatatatatatatatacatataaatatatatatatatatatatatatatatacatatatatatatttatatatatatgtatatataaatacatatatatatatatatatatatatatatatatatatatatatatatatatatatatatatatatatgtgtgtgtgtgtatatatatgtgggtatacatatatatttatatatatatatatatatatatatatatatatatatatatatatatatatatatatatatatatatatataaaattatatatacatatatgtaaatatatatacatattatatataacggattttcagcgacgcgaaaaatctatttttgggtgagatagacatgtcgtcctgatggaagttccttcataagtagcttcctaggttatatgtggctacagtgatatatcccagagaatttaccgaaggtacccagaattctaactcctggagcgaatatctcttaaaagtttaagaagggatatcgcgtaaggacgtaatggcacacctcatagcaatctgcaccccagatagagttttacgttcgaggaggtgtggcaaaaataaaagggggacctccaaaggccattcccattacctactactatcgatagtacaacagcgccatccctacaatagtggccattccttgtagcattgggcataggctgttacagatacagtactacgggagggaaactgaagatctcttctacagaagagatgggtgggtccatcaggacgacatggctatctcacccaaaaaaagatttttcgcttcgctcaaaatccgttttttgggctcaagccatgtcgtgctgatggaagcataccagagcattaatgtatctgtggattttccatcagtgcctaaaccttatatcaaccttttcaattgtcatactgaccatatgagactagtgacaataccgttatatgtcatcatcactaatcataaacaatgttagtgcttcctgcctcctacagggaagagtcatctagacagttgaaaagggatttcaaggttaacataaatagtatgaccaaacttaagtacacattgaatatacaaatagtctcaagttgtataattggccaaaatgacatcagtgtctcttatgtctaacctttgatgcatacaaatatgtgaaggatgcattctaggtagataaaaagtctggcatgtatagatacaattgtctggcgaaggtggacgcactacattctaatagacatttatttctaatatatgactacaagagatggttagcaaaacaaatgtagtctgacaatgggattatacctgaaacgagtacaggaattgtatttctttcttgaaggaatgaagtcaagaaatgtcactcttagattgaagagaagataaaagataatcgctctacataattcctgtactggttaccattaactgcactatgtacttcgtacaccggcactagtgatatctgtataattccacacctgggattttagaacagagctagtgttaccatggtaacacttaaataaaagaagacatacttaaaaaggatgacttcttctccccttaactgacagtcccagtcaattatctgttcatcgtagaataaacggcagagtaaataagttacctgacgtcaccacatattgcttcagatcatggactagcatagcatagtgtttgtaaaacatcctggatgattcttatccagtgcatgtccgaggacaagtgaggacccaaaccaaaaatagtttatcacagaaattagggggcaggtttcaatacactacctgccgccactacaaagtgtttcagttcatgcacttgttttgtatAGTGTttttaaaacactctggatgatttccatccagtgtatgaacgaagacgctcaaagtccatgtactgaaagaagttcagtgatgaagcaatctttctcggatcatgacctgctggagtactgtccggatccgctctacaataaagtaggtgagcttcacccttagttgatttagagatgaatttgatcccgaagtttctcctttaaagagctctcctcccctgaagtctgaagttctacaaagatagacctttagacactctacaggacatagagagacatcttccttcagaggacagattctccagggaccccacctcttagtgggtagctcatttttagcgagaaatgatggatcaggaaagagattcagttctcctaaatctgtgaactgaatgtggccatcagaggctattgcgaacagaaaaataaccttttgggttagatccttaagagaacaatcttcattgttcaccgatgaggcataatgtaagaccttgtccaaagaccaagagatgggctttggtggtgctgcaggcctaagtctagcacatgctttcggaatcttgttaaagatttcatttgccagatccacttggaaggcatataggagaggtctagtcaaggccgatttgcacgtatttatcgtattggccgccaacccctggctgtgaaggtggacaaagaaggacagacagaagttcatagaaatttctttcggtccttttgatttaacaaactccacccacttcttccaggaagactcatattgtcttctagtagacttagccttgtattcttctaagaattctatattgccatctgagatcccaaacctctttctaaccgctggggcaagaaattcgtgaaatgaggggtttgggttctccgtgataaacctaaggcagtttatttttgaatcttcagaaatatagctaggatcggaactaggaccggcctcatctagtctaacAGCCTCATTAGAGGAGcctcgtaaggggctatttaacgaggtactttcttgaagatgtTCGTGATGAAAAGaacgagctgcagttccgggacttgttcccatctgggatggaatatgtctgcgtccgtggaccattccagctctatctcgTTGGATTgagatagagcatccaccgtcacatcgtggatcagttgtaagtgaactgctgttaggtccccttcctttaagaaagggatgggtaacttcaccagaaccgtacgagatgttcgattgtgaagtcatattagatctcttcgagcatttgatgcgtgttttctccagactcttaacgcatccctccgatgtgctcattgcacaaggtctgtcagaattgcgaaccagggaaagtttagcgttttcccttgttagtgtttcgggaatctgatcgatcagctgagtctcttgacggaccttgtgagctccttttaaattcccaagaggaaattgacttgatgtgactgaaagcttcgatggtttcttagctatcgaaaccatagatctggagaaagtcgagacttctagaggcaaatcttgcatctgcgatgtcccgggaaccgggtcatctatatgaagatacttaggactgtaagtctgatacgtatctattctaggatgaatattactcttcgtgacatgaatcctagataggaggaaggggggtggttggctggaaggttccaggggacacctttcaggtctggtaagactacgaacacccttaattggaacaaggtccatatgctcagaaggattaacattcggaacttgaagtttactataaacttgttgagtggcggcaggttcagaatgactcggagatttctcgagtccttctcgtgaacagaaaattgccttccctggaactcgacgagccatagctttcctactacctgtatgctctacagctctcaggtatactcctccaggagggttttgaactgtaggagaaggtaagaagacgaaagtagggacatttttgtttcccaccaacggctcatttcgaataggctctggaccaaaggatcaaaagtcctgcgatcctgagggaaagttcctcctagccgaagcgtctttctacttcgaataatcagcaggtttagacttttgaccatttgcctgtagcattgtggtcactggaatatttccagtattttcaatcttctttttaggttgaggacccacaaccacagaagattttctctttgagggaatgccccatttctggagaagacctatgttctccatggtagcATTCTTAactacttccttaatgacctcttgtgggaagaggtctttaccccagatggtggaagatattagcttccttgtttcgtgttttactgttgcagcagcgaacacaaactctctgcatgctctcctagccttcacaaaggcgtcaaggtcctttaccaaggtagccatatgcattttggctatgaccatgagcatgcctggggtgttttcgtaggttgaacacaactctatgtagttttgtagagaaagggatgtcgcaagtctcttctttgacatGAGTTCATtagacaagagcaaatcggacaaattagggagacatacattgaattgtcgacttgcgacatccttgtctaattttcctaccgaaaatgtcaaatggacttccttccaatccttttcctgaccgggaaaggctggtgacaaaggcttgcactcatcgagtgtaggacatggttcacccgcctctacagctttggttaCCGAAGTAAacgccttccccataaaggggaaaacgagtgaagtaggagcaagaaaggaagggtgtctgttattcagtgagaataccttcgtctctgaataacccgccctctttagattacctgaaaggatagtctgtgccttaccatggtcaagaatcatgacctccttttgttctgttccttttcctgactttggttcatacaacagtcgaacccaacaattagggaaagcatcaaagcttagccaaaattggattttgtccaaaggaacagcacctaatttctctgagatgtgGAGATTGCCATTTCAAAtggacatctgctccgcaaacctcgagggattggttatggagcatgtaggaaggtcttgattaatgggtcgtttgactgacccgtgggaagcaacaagagaagctttacaaggttctatcttgtgttttacttcctactttttgctttgtttaccaaagctctctatctgattcttcagttggatacataactgtaccacattattcaatagaggggtagaagatgaagatgttgacatcggtggctctttagccggcataggcggaggaaagtccgacacaacatatttctcttctaccttagggcacttcttgccctcgatcccaaaggttttctcgccatcagggtaatgtagttggctcctgaggcactactatttcctcacttagctttggaaataatagcttacgcatcctatcattaggtaggaaaggtcccgaagagatcttttggaagcctctcacccagttacgtaatttatactgagctatatccctagtctctgtagacttgggattatcaaaaccttcagacatcaatgtccgacatatattgcaaccctgtgggttccaaaagtgtagggatccggaaataatattgcagggggcatgcaacctgcaagcattatgaccgtaaaagtccttactcttggctttgcaggggactGCAGCAcaggatatctggtgttcctcctgtaaagaaaggaaaaccaaatgagtatacaagggattattacactgataatcaaca
The nucleotide sequence above comes from Palaemon carinicauda isolate YSFRI2023 chromosome 2, ASM3689809v2, whole genome shotgun sequence. Encoded proteins:
- the LOC137622392 gene encoding uncharacterized protein, translated to MKIAYLIVVNLYVLAAKASEISESQNKTSQASERTESLVHDVIDDVITNHVSREEGNTREKKSIVKRDAISRRFSSLEIFIIASREIEFIDRFKEEYAQDFISRSWNEADALFPRGCLNDAYLPPSRLLPFALLPYMEELPRSYGLMQHCLVSLENLILDQIRVREYKFICQLNDIFRSVVQILDYLKSYMEINTCVVDDAKTRSLTSMVYEDADFNDRRKRAFVILRDVRASFEYLRETYNPIP